The following coding sequences lie in one Rhinolophus ferrumequinum isolate MPI-CBG mRhiFer1 chromosome 14, mRhiFer1_v1.p, whole genome shotgun sequence genomic window:
- the CPSF1 gene encoding cleavage and polyadenylation specificity factor subunit 1 isoform X2, with translation MYAVYKQAHPPTGLEFSMYCNFFNNSERNLVAAGTSQLYVYRLNRDAEAPTKNDRSTEGKAHREHREKLELVASFSFFGNVMSMASVQLAGAKRDALLLSFKDAKLSVVEYDPGTHDLKTLSLHYFEEPELRDGFVQNVHTPRVRVDPDGRCAAMLIYGTRLVVLPFRRESLAEEHEGLMGEGQRSSFLPSYIIDVRALDEKLLNIVDLQFLHGYYEPTLLILFEPNQTWPGRVAVRQDTCSIVAISLNITQKVHPVIWSLTSLPFDCTQALAVPKPIGGVVVFAVNSLLYLNQSVPPYGVALNSLTTGTTAFPLRTQEGVRITLDCAQAAFISYDKMVISLKGGEIYVLTLITDGMRSVRAFHFDKAAASVLTSSMVTMEPGYLFLGSRLGNSLLLKYTEKLQEAPASAVREATDKEEPPSKKKRMDSTVGWSGGKSVAQDEVDEIEVYGSEAQSGTQLATYSFEVCDSILNIGPCANAAMGEPAFLSEEFQNSPEPDLEIVMCSGYGKNGALSVLQKSIRPQVVTTFELPGCYDMWTVIAPVRKEQEETPKGEGAEQEPSAPETDDDGRRHGFLILSREDSTMILQTGQEIMELDTSGFATQGPTVFAGNIGDNRYIVQVSPLGIRLLEGVNQLHFIPVDLGSPIVQCAVADPYVVIMSAEGQVTMFLLKSDSYGGRHHRLALHKPPLHHQSKVITLCVYRDVSGMFTTESRLGGARDEPGGRSGSDAEGQGSETSPTVDDEEEMLYGDSGSLFSPSKEEARRSSQPPADRDLTPFRAEPTHWCLLVRENGTLEIYQLPDWRLVFLVKNFPVGQRVLVDSSFGQPTTQGEARKEEATRQGELPLVKEVLLVALGSRQSRPYLLVHVDQELLVYEAFPHDSQLGQGNLKVRFKKVPHNINFREKKPKPSKKKAEGGAAEEAAGARGRVARFRYFEDIYGYSGVFICGPSPHWLLVTGRGALRLHPMAIDGPIDSFAPFHNVNCPRGFLYFNRQGELRISVLPAYLSYDAPWPVRKIPLRCTAHYVAYHVESKVYAVATSTNTPCTRIPRMTGEEKEFETIERDDRYIHPQQEAFSIQLISPVSWEAIPNARIELEEWEHVTCMKTVSLRSEETVSGLKGYVAAGTCLMQGEEVTCRGRILIMDVIEVVPEPGQPLTKNKFKVLYEKEQKGPVTALCHCNGHLVSAIGQKIFLWSLRASELTGMAFIDTQLYIHQMISVKNFILAADVMKSISLLRYQEDSKTLSLVSRDAKPLEVYSVDFMVDNAQLGFLVSDRDRNLMVYMYLPEAKESFGGMRLLRRADFHVGAHVNTFWRTPCRGAGEGPSKKSVVWENKHITWFATLDGGIGLLLPMQEKTYRRLLMLQNALTTMLPHHAGLNPRAFRMLHVDRRTLQNAVRNVLDGELLNRYLYLSTMERGELAKKIGTTPDIILDDLLETDRVTAHF, from the exons gctCCAACCAAGAATGACAGGAGCACAG AGGGGAAGGCCCACCGGGAGCACCGAGAAAAGCTGGAGCTGGtggcttccttctccttcttcggCAACGTCATGTCTATGGCCAGCGTGCAGCTGGCAGGCGCCAAGCGGGATGCCCTGCTGCTGAGCTTCAAGGACGCCAAG CTGTCAGTGGTGGAGTACGACCCAGGCACGCATGACCTGAAGACGCTGTCTCTGCACTACTTTGAGGAGCCAGAGCTGCGG GATGGGTTTGTGCAGAACGTGCACACACCACGTGTGCGCGTGGACCCTGACGGACGCTGCGCAGCCATGCTCATCTATGGCACGCGTCTGGTGGTGCTGCCCTTCCGCAGGGAGAGCCTGGCCGAGGAGCATGAGGGGCTCATGGGTGAGGG GCAGAGGTCCAGCTTCCTGCCCAGCTATATCATCGACGTGCGGGCGCTGGATGAGAAGCTGCTTAACATCGTGGACCTGCAGTTTCTGCACGGCTACTACGAGCCCACCCTGCTCATCCTGTTTGAGCCCAACCAGACCTGGCCTGG GCGGGTCGCTGTGCGGCAGGATACTTGCTCCATCGTGGCCATTTCACTGAACATCACACAGAAGGTTCATCCCGTCATATGGTCCCTCACCAGTCTGCCCTTCGACTGCACCCAGGCCCTCGCTGTACCCAAGCCCATAG GTGGGGTGGTGGTCTTTGCTGTCAACTCACTGCTGTACCTGAACCAGAGCGTCCCCCCTTACGGCGTGGCTCTCAACAGCCTCACCACCGGCACCACCGCCTTTCCCCTGC GCACCCAGGAGGGCGTGCGGATCACCCTGGACTGTGCCCAGGCGGCCTTCATCTCCTACGACAAGATGGTCATCTCCCTCAAGGGTGGCGAGAT CTACGTGCTGACCCTCATCACCGATGGCATGCGCAGTGTCCGCGCCTTCCACTTCGACAAAGCTGCCGCCAGTGTCCTCACCAGCAGT ATGGTCACCATGGAGCCTGGGTACCTGTTCCTTGGGTCTCGCCTGGGCAACTCGCTGCTCCTCAAGTACACAGAGAAGCTGCAGGAGGCCCCGGCCAGCGCCGTCCGCGAGGCTACTGACAAG GAAGAGCCTCCGTCAAAGAAGAAGCGAATGGACTCCACAGTGGGCTGGTCAG GGGGCAAGTCGGTGGCGCAGGACGAAGTGGATGAGATTGAGGTGTATGGCAGCGAGGCCCAGTCGGGCACACAGCTGGCCACTTACTCCTTTGAG GTGTGTGACAGCATCCTCAACATTGGACCCTGTGCCAACGCTGCCATGGGCGAGCCTGCCTTCCTCTCTGAAGAG TTTCAGAACAGCCCTGAGCCAGATCTGGAGATTGTGATGTGCTCTGGCTACGGCAAGAACGGGGCCCTGTCggtgctgcag AAGAGCATCCGGCCCCAGGTGGTGACGACCTTTGAACTTCCTGGCTGCTATGACATGTGGACAGTCATTGCCCCTGTGCGTAAGGAGCAG GAGGAGACCCCCAAGGGCGAGGGTGCAGAGCAGGAGCCCAGTGCCCCCGAAACCGATGACGACGGGCGAAGACATGGGTTCCTTATTCTAAGCCGGGAAGACTCTACCATG ATCCTGCAGACGGGGCAGGAGATCATGGAGCTGGATACCAGCGGCTTTGCCACACAGGGCCCCACAGTCTTTGCCGGAAACATTGGGGACAATCGTTACATTGTGCAAGTGTCACCGCTGGGCATCCGCCTGTTGGAAGGAG TGAACCAGCTGCACTTCATCCCGGTGGACCTGGGTTCCCCCATCGTGCAGTGCGCCGTGGCTGACCCCTACGTGGTCATCATGAGTGCTGAGGGTCAGGTCACCATGTTCCTGCTCAAGAGCGACTCATACGGGGGCCGCCACCACCGCCTGGCGCTGCACAAGCCCCCACTGCACCAC CAGTCCAAGGTGATCACACTGTGCGTGTACCGAGACGTCAGTGGCATGTTCACCACCGAGAGCCGCCTGGGCGGGGCCCGCGATGAGCCGGGGGGCCGCAGCGGCTCCGACGCAGAGGGGCAGGGCTCAGAGACCAG CCCCACGGTGGACGACGAGGAGGAGATGCTGTATGGGGACTCCGGCTCCCTCTTCAGCCCCAGCAAGGAGGAGGCCCGCAGGAGCAGCCAGCCCCCCGCGGACCGGGACCTCACACCCTTCCGGGCCGAGCCCACCCACTGGTGCCTGCTGGTGCGGGAGAACGGAACCCTGGAG ATCTACCAGCTCCCTGACTGGCGGCTGGTGTTCCTGGTGAAGAACTTCCCTGTGGGGCAGCGGGTCTTGGTGGACAGCTCCTTCGGCCAGCCTACCACACAGGGCGAGGCCCGCAAGGAGGAGGCCACGCGCCAGGGGGAGTTGCCCCTCGTCAAGGAGGTGCTGCTGGTGGCCCTGGGGAGCCGCCAGAGCAGGCCCTACCTGCTG GTGCACGTGGACCAGGAGCTGCTCGTGTACGAGGCCTTCCCCCATGACTCGCAGCTCGGCCAGGGGAACCTCAAAGTCCGCTTCAAGAAG GTTCCCCACAACATCAACTTCCGTGAGAAGAAGCCCAAGCCATCCAAGAAGAAGGCGGAGGGCGGCGCTGCCGAGGAGGCGGCAGGGGCCCGTGGGCGCGTGGCGCGCTTCCGCTACTTTGAAGACATTTACGGCTACTCGGGG GTGTTCATCTGCGGCCCTTCGCCCCACTGGCTCCTGGTGACAGGCCGGGGTGCCCTGCGGCTGCATCCTATGGCCATCGACGGTCCCATCGACTCCTTCGCCCCGTTTCACAATGTCAACTGCCCCCGCGGTTTCCTGTACTTTAACAGACAG GGCGAGCTGAGGATCAGTGTCCTGCCTGCCTACCTGTCCTACGATGCCCCCTGGCCTGTCAGGAAGATTCCGCTCCGATGTACAGCCCACTACGTGGCCTACCACGTGGAGTCCAAG GTGTATGCTGTTGCCACCAGCACCAACACGCCGTGCACCCGCATCCCACGCATGACGGGCGAGGAGAAGGAGTTTGAGACCATTGAGAGAG ACGACCGGTACATCCACCCCCAGCAGGAGGCCTTCTCCATCCAGCTCATCTCCCCAGTCAGCTGGGAGGCCATCCCCAATGCCAG GATTGAGCTGGAGGAGTGGGAGCACGTGACGTGCATGAAGACGGTGTCACTGCGCAGCGAGGAGACTGTGTCCGGCCTCAAGGGCTACGTGGCCGCTGGGACCTGCCTCATGCAAGGGGAGGAGGTCACCTGCCGTGGGCGG ATCCTGATAATGGATGTGATTGAGGTGGTGCCTGAGCCTGGCCAGCCCCTGACCAAGAACAAGTTCAAGGTCCTCTATGAGAAGGAGCAGAAGGGGCCCGTGACCGCCCTGTGCCACTGCAACGGCCACCTGGTGTCGGCCATCGGCCAGAAG ATCTTCCTGTGGAGCCTGCGTGCCAGTGAGCTGACGGGCATGGCCTTCATCGACACCCAGCTGTACATCCACCAGATGATCAGCGTCAAGAACTTCATCCTGGCCGCCGACGTCATGAAGAGCATCTCGCTGCTCCGCTACCAAGAGGACAGCAAGACGCTGAGCCTCGTGTCCCGG GACGCCAAGCCCCTGGAAGTGTACAGCGTGGACTTCATGGTGGACAATGCCCAGCTGGGCTTCCTGG TGTCTGACCGGGACCGCAACCTGATGGTGTACATGTACCTGCCGGAAG CCAAGGAGAGTTTTGGTGGCATGCGCCTGCTGCGGCGGGCAGACTTCCACGTGGGCGCCCACGTGAACACCTTCTGGAGGACCCCATGCCGGGGGGCTGGCGAGGGGCCCAGTAAGAAGTCCGTCGTGTGGGAGAACAAGCACATCACGTGGTTTG CCACACTGGACGGTGGCATCGGGCTCCTGCTGCCCATGCAGGAGAAGACCTACCGCCGGCTGCTGATGCTGCAGAATGCGCTGACCACCATGCTGCCCCACCACGCCGGCCTCAACCCCCGCGCCTTCCG GATGCTGCACGTGGACCGGCGCACGCTACAGAATGCCGTACGGAACGTACTGGACGGGGAGCTGCTCAACCGCTACCTGTACCTGAGCACCATGGAGCGAGGCGAGCTGGCCAAGAAGATCGGCACCACGCCGGACATC ATCCTGGACGACCTCTTAGAGACCGACCGTGTCACTGCCCACTTCTAG
- the CPSF1 gene encoding cleavage and polyadenylation specificity factor subunit 1 isoform X1 codes for MYAVYKQAHPPTGLEFSMYCNFFNNSERNLVAAGTSQLYVYRLNRDAEAPTKNDRSTEGKAHREHREKLELVASFSFFGNVMSMASVQLAGAKRDALLLSFKDAKLSVVEYDPGTHDLKTLSLHYFEEPELRDGFVQNVHTPRVRVDPDGRCAAMLIYGTRLVVLPFRRESLAEEHEGLMGEGQRSSFLPSYIIDVRALDEKLLNIVDLQFLHGYYEPTLLILFEPNQTWPGRVAVRQDTCSIVAISLNITQKVHPVIWSLTSLPFDCTQALAVPKPIGGVVVFAVNSLLYLNQSVPPYGVALNSLTTGTTAFPLRTQEGVRITLDCAQAAFISYDKMVISLKGGEIYVLTLITDGMRSVRAFHFDKAAASVLTSSMVTMEPGYLFLGSRLGNSLLLKYTEKLQEAPASAVREATDKEEPPSKKKRMDSTVGWSGGKSVAQDEVDEIEVYGSEAQSGTQLATYSFEVCDSILNIGPCANAAMGEPAFLSEEFQNSPEPDLEIVMCSGYGKNGALSVLQKSIRPQVVTTFELPGCYDMWTVIAPVRKEQEETPKGEGAEQEPSAPETDDDGRRHGFLILSREDSTMILQTGQEIMELDTSGFATQGPTVFAGNIGDNRYIVQVSPLGIRLLEGVNQLHFIPVDLGSPIVQCAVADPYVVIMSAEGQVTMFLLKSDSYGGRHHRLALHKPPLHHQSKVITLCVYRDVSGMFTTESRLGGARDEPGGRSGSDAEGQGSETSPTVDDEEEMLYGDSGSLFSPSKEEARRSSQPPADRDLTPFRAEPTHWCLLVRENGTLEIYQLPDWRLVFLVKNFPVGQRVLVDSSFGQPTTQGEARKEEATRQGELPLVKEVLLVALGSRQSRPYLLVHVDQELLVYEAFPHDSQLGQGNLKVRFKKVPHNINFREKKPKPSKKKAEGGAAEEAAGARGRVARFRYFEDIYGYSGVFICGPSPHWLLVTGRGALRLHPMAIDGPIDSFAPFHNVNCPRGFLYFNRQGELRISVLPAYLSYDAPWPVRKIPLRCTAHYVAYHVESKVYAVATSTNTPCTRIPRMTGEEKEFETIERDDRYIHPQQEAFSIQLISPVSWEAIPNARIELEEWEHVTCMKTVSLRSEETVSGLKGYVAAGTCLMQGEEVTCRGRILIMDVIEVVPEPGQPLTKNKFKVLYEKEQKGPVTALCHCNGHLVSAIGQKIFLWSLRASELTGMAFIDTQLYIHQMISVKNFILAADVMKSISLLRYQEDSKTLSLVSRDAKPLEVYSVDFMVDNAQLGFLVSDRDRNLMVYMYLPEAKESFGGMRLLRRADFHVGAHVNTFWRTPCRGAGEGPSKKSVVWENKHITWFGEDLPPAADAAECADHHAAPPRRPQPPRLPDAARGPAHATECRTERTGRGAAQPLPVPEHHGARRAGQEDRHHAGHHPGRPLRDRPCHCPLLDPVTGYLRGPCALPHSLFVQKTRKKICLI; via the exons gctCCAACCAAGAATGACAGGAGCACAG AGGGGAAGGCCCACCGGGAGCACCGAGAAAAGCTGGAGCTGGtggcttccttctccttcttcggCAACGTCATGTCTATGGCCAGCGTGCAGCTGGCAGGCGCCAAGCGGGATGCCCTGCTGCTGAGCTTCAAGGACGCCAAG CTGTCAGTGGTGGAGTACGACCCAGGCACGCATGACCTGAAGACGCTGTCTCTGCACTACTTTGAGGAGCCAGAGCTGCGG GATGGGTTTGTGCAGAACGTGCACACACCACGTGTGCGCGTGGACCCTGACGGACGCTGCGCAGCCATGCTCATCTATGGCACGCGTCTGGTGGTGCTGCCCTTCCGCAGGGAGAGCCTGGCCGAGGAGCATGAGGGGCTCATGGGTGAGGG GCAGAGGTCCAGCTTCCTGCCCAGCTATATCATCGACGTGCGGGCGCTGGATGAGAAGCTGCTTAACATCGTGGACCTGCAGTTTCTGCACGGCTACTACGAGCCCACCCTGCTCATCCTGTTTGAGCCCAACCAGACCTGGCCTGG GCGGGTCGCTGTGCGGCAGGATACTTGCTCCATCGTGGCCATTTCACTGAACATCACACAGAAGGTTCATCCCGTCATATGGTCCCTCACCAGTCTGCCCTTCGACTGCACCCAGGCCCTCGCTGTACCCAAGCCCATAG GTGGGGTGGTGGTCTTTGCTGTCAACTCACTGCTGTACCTGAACCAGAGCGTCCCCCCTTACGGCGTGGCTCTCAACAGCCTCACCACCGGCACCACCGCCTTTCCCCTGC GCACCCAGGAGGGCGTGCGGATCACCCTGGACTGTGCCCAGGCGGCCTTCATCTCCTACGACAAGATGGTCATCTCCCTCAAGGGTGGCGAGAT CTACGTGCTGACCCTCATCACCGATGGCATGCGCAGTGTCCGCGCCTTCCACTTCGACAAAGCTGCCGCCAGTGTCCTCACCAGCAGT ATGGTCACCATGGAGCCTGGGTACCTGTTCCTTGGGTCTCGCCTGGGCAACTCGCTGCTCCTCAAGTACACAGAGAAGCTGCAGGAGGCCCCGGCCAGCGCCGTCCGCGAGGCTACTGACAAG GAAGAGCCTCCGTCAAAGAAGAAGCGAATGGACTCCACAGTGGGCTGGTCAG GGGGCAAGTCGGTGGCGCAGGACGAAGTGGATGAGATTGAGGTGTATGGCAGCGAGGCCCAGTCGGGCACACAGCTGGCCACTTACTCCTTTGAG GTGTGTGACAGCATCCTCAACATTGGACCCTGTGCCAACGCTGCCATGGGCGAGCCTGCCTTCCTCTCTGAAGAG TTTCAGAACAGCCCTGAGCCAGATCTGGAGATTGTGATGTGCTCTGGCTACGGCAAGAACGGGGCCCTGTCggtgctgcag AAGAGCATCCGGCCCCAGGTGGTGACGACCTTTGAACTTCCTGGCTGCTATGACATGTGGACAGTCATTGCCCCTGTGCGTAAGGAGCAG GAGGAGACCCCCAAGGGCGAGGGTGCAGAGCAGGAGCCCAGTGCCCCCGAAACCGATGACGACGGGCGAAGACATGGGTTCCTTATTCTAAGCCGGGAAGACTCTACCATG ATCCTGCAGACGGGGCAGGAGATCATGGAGCTGGATACCAGCGGCTTTGCCACACAGGGCCCCACAGTCTTTGCCGGAAACATTGGGGACAATCGTTACATTGTGCAAGTGTCACCGCTGGGCATCCGCCTGTTGGAAGGAG TGAACCAGCTGCACTTCATCCCGGTGGACCTGGGTTCCCCCATCGTGCAGTGCGCCGTGGCTGACCCCTACGTGGTCATCATGAGTGCTGAGGGTCAGGTCACCATGTTCCTGCTCAAGAGCGACTCATACGGGGGCCGCCACCACCGCCTGGCGCTGCACAAGCCCCCACTGCACCAC CAGTCCAAGGTGATCACACTGTGCGTGTACCGAGACGTCAGTGGCATGTTCACCACCGAGAGCCGCCTGGGCGGGGCCCGCGATGAGCCGGGGGGCCGCAGCGGCTCCGACGCAGAGGGGCAGGGCTCAGAGACCAG CCCCACGGTGGACGACGAGGAGGAGATGCTGTATGGGGACTCCGGCTCCCTCTTCAGCCCCAGCAAGGAGGAGGCCCGCAGGAGCAGCCAGCCCCCCGCGGACCGGGACCTCACACCCTTCCGGGCCGAGCCCACCCACTGGTGCCTGCTGGTGCGGGAGAACGGAACCCTGGAG ATCTACCAGCTCCCTGACTGGCGGCTGGTGTTCCTGGTGAAGAACTTCCCTGTGGGGCAGCGGGTCTTGGTGGACAGCTCCTTCGGCCAGCCTACCACACAGGGCGAGGCCCGCAAGGAGGAGGCCACGCGCCAGGGGGAGTTGCCCCTCGTCAAGGAGGTGCTGCTGGTGGCCCTGGGGAGCCGCCAGAGCAGGCCCTACCTGCTG GTGCACGTGGACCAGGAGCTGCTCGTGTACGAGGCCTTCCCCCATGACTCGCAGCTCGGCCAGGGGAACCTCAAAGTCCGCTTCAAGAAG GTTCCCCACAACATCAACTTCCGTGAGAAGAAGCCCAAGCCATCCAAGAAGAAGGCGGAGGGCGGCGCTGCCGAGGAGGCGGCAGGGGCCCGTGGGCGCGTGGCGCGCTTCCGCTACTTTGAAGACATTTACGGCTACTCGGGG GTGTTCATCTGCGGCCCTTCGCCCCACTGGCTCCTGGTGACAGGCCGGGGTGCCCTGCGGCTGCATCCTATGGCCATCGACGGTCCCATCGACTCCTTCGCCCCGTTTCACAATGTCAACTGCCCCCGCGGTTTCCTGTACTTTAACAGACAG GGCGAGCTGAGGATCAGTGTCCTGCCTGCCTACCTGTCCTACGATGCCCCCTGGCCTGTCAGGAAGATTCCGCTCCGATGTACAGCCCACTACGTGGCCTACCACGTGGAGTCCAAG GTGTATGCTGTTGCCACCAGCACCAACACGCCGTGCACCCGCATCCCACGCATGACGGGCGAGGAGAAGGAGTTTGAGACCATTGAGAGAG ACGACCGGTACATCCACCCCCAGCAGGAGGCCTTCTCCATCCAGCTCATCTCCCCAGTCAGCTGGGAGGCCATCCCCAATGCCAG GATTGAGCTGGAGGAGTGGGAGCACGTGACGTGCATGAAGACGGTGTCACTGCGCAGCGAGGAGACTGTGTCCGGCCTCAAGGGCTACGTGGCCGCTGGGACCTGCCTCATGCAAGGGGAGGAGGTCACCTGCCGTGGGCGG ATCCTGATAATGGATGTGATTGAGGTGGTGCCTGAGCCTGGCCAGCCCCTGACCAAGAACAAGTTCAAGGTCCTCTATGAGAAGGAGCAGAAGGGGCCCGTGACCGCCCTGTGCCACTGCAACGGCCACCTGGTGTCGGCCATCGGCCAGAAG ATCTTCCTGTGGAGCCTGCGTGCCAGTGAGCTGACGGGCATGGCCTTCATCGACACCCAGCTGTACATCCACCAGATGATCAGCGTCAAGAACTTCATCCTGGCCGCCGACGTCATGAAGAGCATCTCGCTGCTCCGCTACCAAGAGGACAGCAAGACGCTGAGCCTCGTGTCCCGG GACGCCAAGCCCCTGGAAGTGTACAGCGTGGACTTCATGGTGGACAATGCCCAGCTGGGCTTCCTGG TGTCTGACCGGGACCGCAACCTGATGGTGTACATGTACCTGCCGGAAG CCAAGGAGAGTTTTGGTGGCATGCGCCTGCTGCGGCGGGCAGACTTCCACGTGGGCGCCCACGTGAACACCTTCTGGAGGACCCCATGCCGGGGGGCTGGCGAGGGGCCCAGTAAGAAGTCCGTCGTGTGGGAGAACAAGCACATCACGTGGTTTG GAGAAGACCTACCGCCGGCTGCTGATGCTGCAGAATGCGCTGACCACCATGCTGCCCCACCACGCCGGCCTCAACCCCCGCGCCTTCCG GATGCTGCACGTGGACCGGCGCACGCTACAGAATGCCGTACGGAACGTACTGGACGGGGAGCTGCTCAACCGCTACCTGTACCTGAGCACCATGGAGCGAGGCGAGCTGGCCAAGAAGATCGGCACCACGCCGGACATC ATCCTGGACGACCTCTTAGAGACCGACCGTGTCACTGCCCACTTCTAGACCCCGTTACTGGATACCTCCGGGGCCCCTGTGCCCTGCCACACTCCCTTTTTGtacaaaagacaaggaaaaagatTTGTTTGATTTGA